From the genome of Sphingobacterium sp. UGAL515B_05:
GACACAAATCTTTAGGATATAGTCGTAGTCGCCACTCACGTGGAAACACTCGGTTACCTCCTGAAGGTTCATGACCTCTTTTTCAAATTGTAAAATATACTCCTTTTTATGCTGTGTTAATTTTACGTGGCATAATACAAGGAAATCTTTTGCTATTTTCTTTTTATCCAGTATGGCGACATAGCTAGCGATAATTCCAGTATTCTCGAGTTTACGGACTCTTTCATAGACCGCTGTTACAGACAAGTTCAGTTTGTAGGATAGTTCTTTGGTCGTTTGTTTAGCATCTTCCTGTAGAAAACGCAATAGCTTACGGTCAATCTCGTCAAATTGCATAGATTTTTTTTTGGTTTTTACTAGCTCGTTTTAAATTAGCTAGATGTTTTAACTAATTATTGTTTCTATAATAGATTTATATTCTAAGATAAGTAAAATTACTTGTAATATAATTTGAAATATCTCAATTTTAAAGATAAAAACATGGAAAATTTTAATGCAGCAAATGAAATTCAAGATTTGCAATACTTTGGTGAGTTTGGAGGTGTGAACCCGTCAATTTCTGATAGCTCCACCTATACTTTTCTTTCGGCTAAAAAAATGTTCGACACATTTGAAGGGAATGCGGAAGGCTGTTATCTCTACTCAAGGCATTCGTCGCCCATGAATTTGTATTTGGCACAAGCCTTGGCAAAAATGGAGGATACCGCTGCGGCCAATGTAACATCTTCGGGGATGGGAGCGATTACAACAGTTCTTTTACAACTATGTAAAAGTGGTGACCATATCATTTCCAGCAGAACAATCTACGGTGGTACTTACGCCTTTCTTAAAAATTTTCTCCCGCCTTTCCAGATTGAGACGACGTTTTTGGATATTAATGATGTCGAAGAACTCGAAAGATCGATAAGACCTAACACAAAAGTGTTGTATTGTGAAAGTGTGAGCAACCCTTTATTGCGTGTCGCAGATTTAAGAAAACTTTCGGCCATCTGTAAAAAACACAAGCTAAAACTGATTGTCGACAATACGTTTTCTCCATTGTCCATCTCGCCAACACTTTTGGGAGCAGACATTGTCATTCATAGTTTAACGAAATTTATCAATGGCAGCAGTGACACAGTCGGTGGGGTTTATTGTGGAAATCAGGAGTTTATTAATGAAACGAAAAATGTGAACACAGGTGCCTGTATGTTATTGGGGCCAACGATGGACAGCTTACGTTCGGCAAGTATATTGAAGAATTTAAGAACACTTCATATACGGATGAAGCAACATAGTTATAATGCAATGTATCTTGCCGAACGGTTTGAGAAAGATGGATTAAAAGTATCTTATCCGGGCTTACAGTCGCATCGAGATCATGAACTAATGAAAACTATGATGCATGAGACCTATGGTTTTGGTGGCTTAATGACAGTTGATGTGGAAACAACCGAAAAAGCCAATGAACTAATGGAACTGATGCAGGCTGAAAATTTAGGGTATTTAGCTGTCAGCCTAGGATTCTATAAGACGCTATTCTCCTGTTCAGGTAGCTCTACGTCATCAGAAATTCCTGAGGAAGATCGTTTGAAGATGGGTATTTCCGATGGATTGATCAGGTTTTCAATTGGTCTAGATCAAGACATTGAGCGTACCTACCAAAAAATGAGAGCATGCATGCAAAAGACTGGAATTATAAAATAATGTAGAATTAATCGCCATTGGTTGAGCAAAAAGTCAACGACAATAGAAGAGATCCGTAACTATTTTGACCTTTTTCTACATAAATAGTTTACGGATATTCTCGTGCAATGCAGGCTTACTGATTTTGAGAAACTCATGAATAAGATCCTCACTTGTGGGCGGCCGATGTGGAAAGGCATATTGCTGTAAAAATCTCCTCAAAGCAGTATTTATTTTTTCTTCACCTATTAATTCATGTAATTGATACATGGCTAGCAGGCCTTTATAATAGGCTACATTTGTATTTCCGGGAGATACCCTCATTAAAGCTTCATCTGCACCGTTTGCTTTTCCAATTTCATAAAGATCCTGATACATTTTGACCACGTTCTTAATTCCTTCGGGGCCATGTTTGTGTTTATAACACATCAACTCAGTATACATAGCGAGCGTTTCTGTCAGCATCGTAGCACCTTCTCGCCGGTCATCGGGATCGATTTGACTGTTACCCCACCATTGGTGCGATAATTCATGTCCGGCAAGTTCATTAATGACATCTCTTGTTTTTTCACGACGTAGGTCTGAATGAAAAGTCGTGTTTTCATTCATGAAAATCGTACCGGGATAAGCTGTCGCATTAAATCCACTAACAAATCCAGATATTTCAACGAAACGTATGCTTTTAAATGGATATTTTCCAAAGTTGTTTTGGCAATAGGCTAAAGTTCTTTTTGAGTCGTTTATAAGTTGTTTAACATTCTCAGGGTGTTTACTGTCATAATATACCTCGACGGATATGTCGTCGTAAGTGGATTTTTCAACTGCATATACAGCAGAAGAAATTCCAAAACGAAAGGGAATCGGCCCTATTGATTTATAATGAAAAAAGTTTCGATTCCCCTTCCGCCATTTTCTGATGAATTCCCCGGTCGCGATACAGGTTTGGTCGAGGTCACTGGAAATAATTGTTTCAAGGTCGACATATCCATAATCGTAAGGAAGAGCATCAGGTTGATCTAACTTTTTTAAAGCGCTTGCTTTTCCGAGTTTTCGTTTTTCACGCTCAAGCGGGTCTTCTATTTCATTTTGGTGCTGATAACCGAATATGGGATAATAGCGACTAATACGCATAAAAGATCCATTAGCTAAGATGGCATTCATGGGGTCGTGACGGTTGAAAGGTGTCCATTTGTATTTTAGGGCAAATTTCATCGTAATAGAATCTCCAGGCATGAAAGGGCTTGTAAGTTTAAATCGGCGATGGCCATAGGTATTGTCGTTCGCTTTTTGTAAAGTACGGTCTATTTTGACCTGTACTAATTCCATCGAGGGATCTGTGTAGAGCAGTAGACTATCCAGCGGAGCACCTGATTTATTGACAAGCTTATACCGACCGCTAATGACATATTCATTTGATGTTGGATAAAGATCTATCTCGGTTTTGACTGAGACGATTGTCGGTTGAGCTATATCTTGATAGGGTCTATATTTCTGTTCATAATGTTGCATCCATTCGATTTTCGCCTCAGAGCTGCTAACCTGAGTCTTTTGATAGATACGATAACCCGAAACTGACAGAATGGCAAACATCAGTAATGAGAAGACCTTTAAGCTTAAATCTGATTTTAAGACGGCAGAAATATGCTTCGCCTTGTTTCGTTTATGAATAGAATATATAGCTATAAGGACTGAAAAGGATGTCCAATAGACCATCTTAAAGCTGAATGCATGCAGATAGGCACCAAATTGATTCATGTCGCCGCTATATTGTAAGGGAGATTTCGCAAAACGAAAAACTGGATGTTCTAAGCCAAGCATGATCCCAATAAATGAATTGGTCAATACAAAAAACAAGACCGTCAAAAGTAATGCTGGATATTTTACTCCAACAATCGACTGTATGCTGATAATAACTGAAGCATACAGGAATGACGGAATACCAAGAATATAGAAAAGACTTATATATAGATTCCATTCAATTTTTGGATATTGGAATATAAATTGAAGAACAATGCATTGCAGTATGCTTATTGTAATAAGCAATAATGCAATACAGCATAACGAGATCCATTTGGCCAGTGAGATAACAGTGGTCTGTACAGGAGTGCTGTCTTCGAGTACATTCATCCGCGTAGTTCGAGAGCGCCAGACTGTCTCCATACCATAAAAAGATAAGAGGGAAAGCAAAAAAAAAGGAAAGCTATTGATGATGTTCCGAATCATCAATCCAGTACTAGCATAACGTTGGGGCAAGCGCATTCCTGCATCGATATCACTGTATATTTCCATACCAAGAAAAAACACCCATAAGGCAATGATAATGACAAAGGGTATGCCTTTCACTAGAAAGCGAATGTCCATCTTTAAGAAGCTATAAAACGTATGCCATTTATAAGAAAAACCCTTGTCTGAAACGCTTATTTCAACCTTAGCAGATGGGGGGCGCTGTCCCGTTTCTCGCAACTGCGGTTTTGTCTTCTGTTTTTGCGAGTGTTGAAAACGTGCTTGATAAATAGCAAAAAGCATAAGCGCGGCTGAAAATACAAATACACCAAGGCGGTTTATTAAAAAATTTCCTTTGAGCTGCAGCAATTTCGAGTTTTTCAAGGCTGGACTCCATGATTGACATTGTTCAAAGAAAGCTGCGAGACCAAAAGGGTCCATTATCGCCATCAATCTCATGGTTTCGGTGGAAACGGGTGATGCATTGGCAAATAATGGCGAATTTGAAAATAGAGAAGCGATGAAATAAAGAATGTAGATAAAAATCCCCGAAAGAAAAACAAGTGTCTTGCTTCGGCTGCTCCAAGCAATCGCGCTAACAATTGCGGTACAGAAAAAGATATTTGGAAGTACAAGCAGGAAATAGGGCTTTACGTAATTGAGCAGACGGAATGACATAAACTTTTCATGTTGACCTCCCTGTAATGTGTGACCGAGCATCAATCCAATAATAAACAATAGAAATGTGAGGGCTGTAATTAAAAGCACCAACACAAAACGACTTAGTAGAAAAATACTTTTATTTACCGGCGTTGTATATAGGAGTGATGAAAATTGTGCATCTATTTCTCGTAAAAATACCTGTGATGAAAAAATAACAATGGTAAAGATATTCAATAGCGACACAAGTCCAATGGTATAAGTTAATACAAAGGGCGAATTGGAGTAAACTCCGGTAAGCGAAAAAGAGCCTATAATACTAACCCAATAACCAAATGCTACAAAACTGAATAATAGTGCCAGGAACCATTTTTTTGGAAAGTAAAAGCTGACTTCCAATAGAAAGTAGTCGATAAACATGGCTATACAATTTGAGATAAATGTGT
Proteins encoded in this window:
- a CDS encoding aminotransferase class I/II-fold pyridoxal phosphate-dependent enzyme yields the protein MENFNAANEIQDLQYFGEFGGVNPSISDSSTYTFLSAKKMFDTFEGNAEGCYLYSRHSSPMNLYLAQALAKMEDTAAANVTSSGMGAITTVLLQLCKSGDHIISSRTIYGGTYAFLKNFLPPFQIETTFLDINDVEELERSIRPNTKVLYCESVSNPLLRVADLRKLSAICKKHKLKLIVDNTFSPLSISPTLLGADIVIHSLTKFINGSSDTVGGVYCGNQEFINETKNVNTGACMLLGPTMDSLRSASILKNLRTLHIRMKQHSYNAMYLAERFEKDGLKVSYPGLQSHRDHELMKTMMHETYGFGGLMTVDVETTEKANELMELMQAENLGYLAVSLGFYKTLFSCSGSSTSSEIPEEDRLKMGISDGLIRFSIGLDQDIERTYQKMRACMQKTGIIK
- a CDS encoding Lrp/AsnC family transcriptional regulator — protein: MQFDEIDRKLLRFLQEDAKQTTKELSYKLNLSVTAVYERVRKLENTGIIASYVAILDKKKIAKDFLVLCHVKLTQHKKEYILQFEKEVMNLQEVTECFHVSGDYDYILKICVHDMADYRSFMLTKLTSLQHIASTHSSFMIAEVKNTIAINV
- a CDS encoding ABC transporter permease/M1 family aminopeptidase, producing the protein MFIDYFLLEVSFYFPKKWFLALLFSFVAFGYWVSIIGSFSLTGVYSNSPFVLTYTIGLVSLLNIFTIVIFSSQVFLREIDAQFSSLLYTTPVNKSIFLLSRFVLVLLITALTFLLFIIGLMLGHTLQGGQHEKFMSFRLLNYVKPYFLLVLPNIFFCTAIVSAIAWSSRSKTLVFLSGIFIYILYFIASLFSNSPLFANASPVSTETMRLMAIMDPFGLAAFFEQCQSWSPALKNSKLLQLKGNFLINRLGVFVFSAALMLFAIYQARFQHSQKQKTKPQLRETGQRPPSAKVEISVSDKGFSYKWHTFYSFLKMDIRFLVKGIPFVIIIALWVFFLGMEIYSDIDAGMRLPQRYASTGLMIRNIINSFPFFLLSLLSFYGMETVWRSRTTRMNVLEDSTPVQTTVISLAKWISLCCIALLLITISILQCIVLQFIFQYPKIEWNLYISLFYILGIPSFLYASVIISIQSIVGVKYPALLLTVLFFVLTNSFIGIMLGLEHPVFRFAKSPLQYSGDMNQFGAYLHAFSFKMVYWTSFSVLIAIYSIHKRNKAKHISAVLKSDLSLKVFSLLMFAILSVSGYRIYQKTQVSSSEAKIEWMQHYEQKYRPYQDIAQPTIVSVKTEIDLYPTSNEYVISGRYKLVNKSGAPLDSLLLYTDPSMELVQVKIDRTLQKANDNTYGHRRFKLTSPFMPGDSITMKFALKYKWTPFNRHDPMNAILANGSFMRISRYYPIFGYQHQNEIEDPLEREKRKLGKASALKKLDQPDALPYDYGYVDLETIISSDLDQTCIATGEFIRKWRKGNRNFFHYKSIGPIPFRFGISSAVYAVEKSTYDDISVEVYYDSKHPENVKQLINDSKRTLAYCQNNFGKYPFKSIRFVEISGFVSGFNATAYPGTIFMNENTTFHSDLRREKTRDVINELAGHELSHQWWGNSQIDPDDRREGATMLTETLAMYTELMCYKHKHGPEGIKNVVKMYQDLYEIGKANGADEALMRVSPGNTNVAYYKGLLAMYQLHELIGEEKINTALRRFLQQYAFPHRPPTSEDLIHEFLKISKPALHENIRKLFM